The Carcharodon carcharias isolate sCarCar2 chromosome 15, sCarCar2.pri, whole genome shotgun sequence genome includes a window with the following:
- the fblim1 gene encoding filamin-binding LIM protein 1, with amino-acid sequence MLPDLLSFSRYYTQRMSQVKKISSVYIQLATPGRVTAPKTYNSVEASRADNRVHQKPALNSASYPNRYGNKGVKGMVRTTPSVFSSVDGDFPPPPPPAAENTRDVFYSNEIPLPPPPPLQTREGPVPSLIDSNQSRPQKSNVGAGPKQQEFSAFSESDRHPSVGFKQEDSMTQKANDKLNGLPNLGPDICAFCNQLVPPTIPAVVAMKKIFHEDCLKCRKCHCRLVGKTYYNLDDNPHCDSCYQDTLERCGKCRKLITDQIIRAIDKAFHPECFTCVVCNRFIGSERFGVNQDNEVHCFEDFQRQYAPQCCVCKMPIISETAKEECFNIELFGLHFHVNCYRCEKCGILLSPDPTEEGCFPLNKHILCKTCHMLSISSTT; translated from the exons atgctgccagacctgctgagtttttccag ATATTATACACAAAGGATGTCTCAGGTAAAAAAGATCTCTTCAGTTTACATTCAACTTGCTACTCCTGGAAGGGTCACTGCTCCAAAGACATACAACTCTGTTGAAGCATCAAGAGCAGACAATCGTGTACATCAAAAACCAGCACTCAATTCTGCAAGCTATCCAAACCGATATggaaacaagggggtgaaaggaatGGTACGGACTACTCCATCAgtctttagttctgttgatggAG attttcccccaccacctccacctgcaGCAGAGAACACAAGAGATGTTTTTTACTCCAATGAGATACCACTTCCTCCGCCTCCACCTCTGCAAACCCGTGAGGGACCAGTCCCATCCTTAATTGATTCCAACCAAAGTAGGCCACAAAAATCAAATGTTGGAGCAGGTCCAAAACAGCAG GAATTCTCTGCATTCTCTGAATCTGACAGACATCCATCTGTGGGATTCAAACAGGAAGATTCCATGACTCAAAAGGCGAATGACAAGCTGAATGGATTACCAAATTTGGGGCCAG ATATCTGTGCATTTTGCAACCAGCTGGTTCCTCCAACTatacctgctgttgtagccatgaAGAAAATATTCCACGAGGATTGCTTGAAGTGTAGAAAATGTCATTGCAGACTGGTGGGAAAAACTTATTACAATCTAGATGACAACCCTCACTGTGACTCTTGTTACCAG GACACCCTGGAGAGATGCGGGAAGTGCAGAAAACTAATAACGGATCAGATTATAAGAGCCATAGACAAAGCTTTCCATCCTGAGTGTTTCACATGTGTTGTCTGTAACCGGTTCATTGGAAGTGAGCGTTTTGGAGTGAACCAGGACAATGAGGTTCACTGTTTTGAAGACTTCCAGAG GCAATATGCCCCACAATGTTGTGTCTGTAAAATGCCAATTATATCAGAAACTGCAAAGGAGGAGTGCTTCAACATTGAACTGTTCGGGCTCCACTTTCATGTCAACTGCTACAGATGTGAG